DNA from Methylobacterium currus:
CACGGTCGCCGGCACCAGCAGCGAGAGCACCGCGAGCGACTCGCAGAAGGCGATGATCCCGGTGATCACCGGCGCCCAGGCCTGGTGCTCGCGCAGGACATCGAGGACCGTGGTGCGTAAGCTCTCGAAATCCATGGAGCCTTGACCGTGGGTTGGGGGGATGGCGGGACAAGTCGGAGAGGCGGGCGGGCGTTCCCCTTCCTTACGCGAGATGGGTGAGCGCTGCGTGACGTCACGTCCCGCGCGGTTTCACGGCGCGGGGCGGTTGCCAGGAGCGTCCGGTTCCGGGAATCGTGCGGGCGGGCCCCCCGGCCGGGGGGCCGGTCGCACCTTGCGCGGGGTCTCGTGTCGCGATGAACGTCCTGTCGATCCAGTCCCACGTCGCCTACGGCCATGTCGGCAACGCCTCGGCGGTCTTCCCGATGCAGCGGCTCGGGGTCGAGGTCTGGGCGGTGCACACGGTGCAGTTTTCCAACCACACGGGCTACGGCGCTTGGCGCGGCCGGGTGTTCGACGGGCCGGCGATCGAGGAGCTGGTCGAGGGCATCGCCGAGCGCGGGGTGCTCGCCACCTGCGACGGGGTCCTGTCGGGCTATATGGGCTCGGCCGATATCGGCACCGCGATCCTGCGGGCGGTGGCGCGGGTGCGGGAGGCCAACCCGGCGGCGCTCTATTGCTGCGACCCGGTGATCGGCGATATCGGCCGCGGGGTGTTCGTGCGCCCCGGCATCCCGGAATTCATGCGCGACCACGCGGTGCCGGCGGCCGACATCATCACCCCGAACCAGTTCGAGCTCGACTACCTGAGCGGGATCGAGACCCGGACGCTGGCCGATGCCAAGGCCGCCGTGGCCGCCGTGCAGGCGAGCGGGCCGCAGGTGGTGCTGGTGACCTCGCTCCACACCGAGGAGACGCCCGACGA
Protein-coding regions in this window:
- the pdxY gene encoding pyridoxal kinase PdxY encodes the protein MNVLSIQSHVAYGHVGNASAVFPMQRLGVEVWAVHTVQFSNHTGYGAWRGRVFDGPAIEELVEGIAERGVLATCDGVLSGYMGSADIGTAILRAVARVREANPAALYCCDPVIGDIGRGVFVRPGIPEFMRDHAVPAADIITPNQFELDYLSGIETRTLADAKAAVAAVQASGPQVVLVTSLHTEETPDDSIDMLAGANGQFWRLRTPRLSLDVNGAGDATAALFLVHYARSRSAGEALGAAAASIYGLLRRTAEAGAREILTVAAQEEFVAPSRTFPVEAV